The Mytilus edulis chromosome 12, xbMytEdul2.2, whole genome shotgun sequence genome contains a region encoding:
- the LOC139498418 gene encoding sphingosine-1-phosphate lyase-like — protein MDSFFSWISLTEHIVFTLVVVILINIYLKNGKEEFFRVLVVGLKALPGVKSLIGKVLHNEVASFVNTTALAKKNGGKESVQRVQLPKEGISPEELRNQMNILQSAEAESAKEGKIFAYVYTVIDQHWKLQSEAFDKFEEKIGHSVEHDTIVSEFLHAFLHENALNPMVFPSLRKMETEIVSMTAAMLNGDQDVVGFVTSGGTESNLMAVKTYRDMAKKSRPNIRVPEIIAPITVHPTIDKAAHYFGLKVIHTPVGEDFRADVQAMKEAINENTVMLVASAPQFCHGVIDPIKELSDLAVAKGLPLHVDACFGGFMLPWVEKLGYRIPPFDFRLPGVTSISADVHKYGYSVKGSSVIVYRNAEIRKHQIYTYPEWPGGLYGSPSMAGTRGGGTIASAWVSLKALGVNGFMDKAKELMDTTEKMMKGVNEIEGLKIMGEPHMTAFAIGPCVKDLDIYAVADAIEKKGWTIERNQKPSCIHCSILPRHTAIADDFIRDLKDSTAEVKENKTLAKKGTAAMYGMIGTIPDKTIVSDFLVEFFSEVYK, from the exons ATGGACAGTTTCTTCTCATGGATAAGTCTAACCGAACATATTGTATTTACGTTAGTAGTTGTAATTCTTataaacatttatcttaaaaatgGCAAAGAGGAATTTTTCCGTGTCCTTGTCGTGGGATTAAAAGCTCTTCCTGGAGTTAAATCATTAATTGGAAAGGTTTTACATAATGAAGTAGCAAGTTTTGTTAATACTACTGCTTTAGCTAAGAAAAATGGAGGAAAGGAATCTGTTCAGAGAGTGCAACTACCCAAAGAAG GAATTTCACCTGAAGAACTTCGAAATCAAATGAACATTTTACAGTCTGCTGAAGCCGAGTCAGCAAAAGAAGGGAAAATATTCGCATACGTATATACCGTCATAGATCAACATTGGAAATTACAGTCAGAGGCATTTGATAAATTTGAAG AAAAGATCGGTCACTCTGTCGAACATGATACTATTGTTAGTGAATTCCTGCATGCGTTTCTACACGAGAATGCACTGAATCCTATGGTGTTTCCTAGTCTCAG AAAAATGGAAACAGAAATTGTGAGCATGACAGCAGCCATGTTAAATGGAGATCAGGATGTTGTTGGATTTGTTACTTCCGGCGGAACAGAAAGCAACTTAATGGCTGTTAAAACTTACCGCGACATGGCAAAAAAAAGCAGACCAAATATTAGAGTACCAGAAATA atagcACCAATAACCGTCCACCCGACGATTGATAAAGCAGCCCATTATTTTGGTTTGAAAGTAATCCATACACCAGTCGGAGAGGATTTCCGTGCTGATGTACAAGCCATGAAAGAG GCTATAAACGAGAATACAGTGATGTTAGTTGCTTCAGCACCCCAGTTCTGTCATGGTGTTATTGATCCTATCAAAGAGTTATCGGACTTAGCTGTAGCAAAAGGTCTGCCATTACATGTAGATGCTTGCTTTGGTGGATTCATGCTTCCATG GGTAGAGAAACTAGGATACAGAATACCACCATTTGACTTCCGGTTACCCGGGGTAACTTCAATATCAGCTGATGTTCATAAATACGGTTATTCAGTAAAG GGATCAAGCGTTATAGTTTACCGAAATGCTGAGATTAGAAAACATCAGATTTATACGTACCCTGAATGGCCAGGCGGACTTTATGGTTCTCCTTCAATGGCGGGAACACGAGGAG GTGGTACTATAGCATCAGCTTGGGTTTCCCTGAAAGCTTTAGGTGTGAATGGATTTATGGATAAAGCTAAGGAACTCATGGATACAACAGAAAAAATGATGAAAGGCGTTAATGAAATAGAG GGTTTAAAGATTATGGGTGAACCGCATATGACCGCTTTTGCTATAGGACCATGTGTTAAAGATTTGGATATATATGCAGTCGCTGATGCGATAGAGAAGAAAG GATGGACGATAGAAAGGAACCAGAAACCGAGTTGTATTCATTGTTCTATCTTGCCACGCCATACTGCTATAGCTGATGACTTCATCCGGGATCTAAAAGACAGCACTGCTGAAGTCAAG GAGAACAAGACTCTTGCTAAAAAGGGTACTGCTGCAATGTATGGAATGATTGGGACGATCCCTGACAAAACAATTGTTTCGGATTTCCTTGTTGAGTTCTTTAGTGAAGTTTATAAATGA